In Nitrospira sp., the following are encoded in one genomic region:
- a CDS encoding FAD-dependent oxidoreductase has product MTTPSAESVVILGTSLASLVAACELARRGYHLTLIDHPSWADDLSASEHMLGCHRELQTLLRALPESEPPAQTSATPLEFFLPDGRIVSYRPTTLPGSLHWITGLVRFRGLSWSDRWQLLSYLERIWEQELAAPTTLDQRTADAWLASIGQSPSAREHIWSPLIRFLTGNALTDLSAASCARALTPPFLTDARASSCTKLSSAQRHGLHRQLKTVLSTLGIQVLAQTDLPHIQFGQHRIEHVRLGDGHSLKATWYLSGIPHHVLLKLLPDRLLTRYGYFSQLSDLTDLSAISVHLTGSAPAAGPRLVLLPGQGFQSVSISTGDPSTALYELSVVGDVPFIERTEADLIGLAKQELQRLFPALQGVSLHSTALHRRPRAALSLTSGSPILRPIQQSPVQNLLVAGSWTDTGWPTSSESAIVSARRCVAAITGSRLDPISFT; this is encoded by the coding sequence GTGACCACTCCATCCGCAGAGTCTGTTGTCATCCTCGGCACCTCGCTCGCAAGCCTGGTCGCGGCCTGCGAACTTGCCCGTCGGGGCTATCACCTGACGCTCATCGACCACCCGAGTTGGGCCGACGATCTCTCGGCGTCTGAGCATATGCTTGGCTGCCATCGAGAACTACAAACCTTGCTCAGGGCCCTCCCAGAATCGGAGCCCCCGGCACAAACTTCGGCCACCCCGCTTGAATTTTTCTTGCCTGACGGACGCATCGTCTCCTACAGGCCGACGACGCTTCCCGGATCACTCCATTGGATCACCGGACTCGTTCGGTTTCGCGGCCTGTCCTGGAGCGATCGCTGGCAGCTCCTCTCCTACCTCGAACGAATCTGGGAACAGGAGCTCGCTGCCCCGACCACCCTGGACCAGCGCACCGCCGACGCCTGGCTGGCATCGATCGGACAGAGCCCATCCGCACGTGAACACATCTGGTCGCCTCTCATTCGATTCCTCACGGGCAACGCACTGACCGATCTCTCGGCCGCCTCCTGTGCACGAGCCTTGACGCCCCCCTTTCTCACCGACGCGCGCGCATCCTCCTGCACCAAACTCAGCAGCGCGCAACGCCACGGCCTGCATCGCCAATTGAAAACCGTCTTATCCACGCTGGGCATACAGGTCCTGGCGCAAACGGACCTCCCCCACATTCAATTTGGACAGCATCGTATTGAGCATGTCCGCCTGGGCGATGGGCACAGCCTCAAAGCGACCTGGTACCTGTCCGGCATACCGCATCACGTGCTCCTGAAGCTGCTCCCGGATCGGCTGCTCACCCGGTATGGCTATTTCTCGCAACTGAGCGACTTGACGGACCTCTCCGCCATCTCCGTCCATCTGACAGGATCAGCACCGGCGGCCGGACCGCGCCTCGTGCTCTTGCCCGGGCAGGGATTCCAATCTGTTTCAATCTCCACGGGGGATCCCTCTACTGCCCTCTATGAATTGTCGGTGGTCGGCGATGTCCCGTTTATTGAACGGACAGAGGCGGATCTGATCGGCCTGGCCAAACAAGAACTCCAGCGCCTCTTCCCTGCCCTCCAGGGAGTGTCACTGCACTCGACCGCGCTCCATAGACGCCCGCGGGCTGCGCTGTCGCTCACATCCGGATCACCGATCCTCCGTCCGATCCAACAAAGCCCCGTGCAGAACCTGCTGGTCGCCGGCTCCTGGACCGATACCGGCTGGCCCACCTCGAGCGAGAGCGCCATCGTCAGCGCACGTCGATGCGTCGCCGCCATCACCGGCTCCCGTCTTGACCCCATCTCCTTCACCTGA